A single region of the Silene latifolia isolate original U9 population chromosome 8, ASM4854445v1, whole genome shotgun sequence genome encodes:
- the LOC141595277 gene encoding uncharacterized protein LOC141595277 → MELRKAYDSIEWIFVQQMLRSLNFPPHFIDLVMQCMSTTTFSIVLHGYSHGFFKGKRGLRQGDPLSPLLFTLCMEYLSRLIEEISKEKSDIIINGLQPEIEAEILEHTGFKKGTLPFKYLGIQISHKRLTKMDCNVLVDRMVKRIRGWNKRKISYSGNDSYSKVPLVAWKTLCKSKEHGGLGVLDSRVWNIAAVGKLVWWMVSKKDHLWIKWIDKIYMKGRAWTGYKPVTSSSWAWRKICEVKTRFKEAYIDNKWLGEDEEYTITTGYDWLMQSTNVKVPWYTIVWNRFNVNKHSFIAWLIKHERLLTLDRLFKMGIVTQLSCYLCGEDTENHEHLCVS, encoded by the exons ATGGAACTAAGGAAAGCTTATGATTCCATTGAGTGGATTTTTGTGCAACAAATGTTGAGAAGCCTAAATTTTCCTCCTCATTTCATTGACCTGGTGATGCAATGTATGTCTACTACTACTTTCTCTATTGTACTTCATGGATATTCTCATGGTTTTTTTAAAGGAAAGCGTGGACTTAGGCAAGGGGATCCCTTATCACCTCTGCTTTTTACTCTTTGCATGGAATATCTGAGTAGGCTAATTGAAGAG ATTAGCAAAGAGAAGTCTGATATTATAATCAATGGACTCCAACCTGAAATTGAAGCTGAGATCTTGGAGCACACTGGGTTCAAGAAGGGGACATTACCTTTTAAGTATCTAGGGATTCAAATTTCTCATAAAAGACTCACTAAGATGGACTGTAATGTTCTGGTGGATAGAATGGTCAAAAGGATTAGGGGTTGGAACAAAAGGAAAATCTCTTATTCTG GCAATGACAGTTACTCTAAAGTTCCATTAGTAGCTTGGAAAACTCTTTGCAAAAGTAAGGAACATGGTGGCTTGGGTGTGTTGGATAGCAGGGTGTGGAATATTGCTGCTGTTGGCAAACTTGTGTGGTGGATGGTCAGTAAAAAGGATCATCTATGGATTAAATGGATTGACAAAATTTATATGAAAGGTAGGGCTTGGACTGGTTATAAGCCTGTCACTTCTTCTTCCTGGGCATGGAGGAAGATTTGTGAGGTAAAAACTAGGTTCAAAGAGGCTTACATTGATAATAAGTGGTTGGGTGAAGATGAGGAGTACACTATTACTACTGGTTATGACTGGTTGATGCAGTCCACTAATGTGAAGGTCCCGTGGTATACCATTGTGTGGAATAGATTCAATGTGAATAAGCATTCGTTCATTGCTTGGTTAATCAAGCATGAGAGGCTGCTTACTCTGGATAGGCTATTCAAAATGGGAATTGTTACTCAACTCAGCTGCTATTTGTGTGGAGAGGATACTGAAAACCATGAGCATCT gtgtgtaagctag